GCAAATGGACGGACTGTTTCGCCCATCGTCTGCTCATTTTGGCCGATCGAAACGCCATCGTAAACGGCCGAAATCTGATCTTGTTGAATCGTCGAAACGCTGCTTTGCCTCATCGACCCCCCATCTTCAGTGGGCAAAACCCTATTTTGAACCGTCAAAATGCCATCTTGAGCCGTCAACATCCCCCCTTGAACCACAGAAGCGCCGCCTTGAACGGCCGAGATGCCATCTTGCACAATCGAATCCCCATCGTGCGTCGTCAAACCCTCATCGTGAACGAACGAAACCCCGTTTTGAGTGAACGAAACCGCACCTTGAACGATCGAAACACCATTGTGCGCGGTCATCACGCCATCATCTGCCGCCTGCCCATGTTGTCCGTCCGACATTTCTGATATTTCTTTCGTTATTTCGGCCAGTTTGTCATAGTCGATCCGATACCATTTCGTTTTATCGATCTTGGAGCGGTTGAAATTCGCCGCGACGATGATCCCCATTTTTTCCAGTTTAAGAATGATCCGGCGAATCGTGCTTTCCGACCAGAACGGGAATTGTCGCTGCCAGTCTGCATACGTGTTGTACACCCACTTATAGCCGTCATGGACGTTTTCGCTTTTCTTGAGCCAATAATGCAGCTGCTGAACAACGATGCTTTCGTTCAACCCGATCGCCAAAGCGAGTTGCGGCAAAATGACCAACGGTTGATCATCGAAAAGCAAGTTGGACATGTCATCCTCTCCCCCTCAGACGAGATGTTTCCTCATCGTTCCACTTTTTTGATAAACTTTATCGTGAACGAACGCAAACCGCCTAACAGCGCGATAACGGCCATATTGGCTTGATTTTTCGCTGAAAAACGGAAAAAACCGGCATAACATGTGCGATCGTGTGCTGAAACCCATCCATTGCGGACATCCGGTTTTTGTTCAAGAGGAAGAAATGTTTTTCGAGTGGAGGGATCGTTTTTGAAACGAATGGTCATATTCTTGTTTTGTTTCCTGTTGATGTTCCCGATTTCCGCTTTTGCCCACCCTGGCGAGCTTGATGAGTTGGGCGGGCACTTCCGCGGCAGCGACTGCGTGTATTTGCTCCATGAGCCGACTGCGCTGGCGAAGCAGGCGAAAACGAAACAAGAGCTTGTCCAGCTTATTCAAACATACAACGGCAATGAACGATGCAAGCGGCATCTCACCCCAGAGCGAATCGACCTGGACGGCCATACACTGGGGAAGAAAGAAGATCGTTCTACGTTGCGCCTTGGCCGCACCTACCCGGCTGAATTGGTCGAGTGCATCGACGGCGATACGGCGAAATTCCGCGTCAACGGCCATGTATACACGACGAGGTTTTTGTTCATTGATACGCCGGAGAGCACGATCCAAGTCGAACCGTATGGGAAAGAAGCAAGCCGATTTACATGTTCCCGCTTGCATCAAGGGAACATTTTGCTTGAGACCGACGGAGACGCGCTGTTTGACAAATACCAGCGGCTGCTCGCCTGGGTGTGGGTCGGCAAGCGCCTGCTGCAAGAAGACCTCGCCAAAGCCGGACTTGTCGAAGACTTTTATGACTATGGCGATTACAAATACGAAGCGCGCGTCCGCAAGGCGTACGAGGAGGCGAAACGAACCGGAGCGGGCATGTACGGCAAGCACGCCGCTGGAGAGAGGGAGGGGGCAGGGACGGAAACGCGGCCGCAGACCGGGGAAAAGACGGCCAAGACCGTTCACCCGCCGGCTTTGGAGAACAAAACGCCGCTCGAACGATCCGGCCGTCCGGTTCTTTATACGCTGCTTGGCCTAGCGGCGGCCGCCGCGCTCTATTGGCTCATCCGCCGGTTGACATGATCAACGGCCGGTGATGGAACGAATATCAGGCTTTGCAACAATGTTTTTCAAATTGAAAAAACCTTGCAGCGCCGCAGTTTCATCCCTTGAGCTTTCTCACGAACGGATCGAGCGAATCCGTTGGGTTTCGCCGGCCTTCTGGGGAAAAGAAAAAGCCTGTCCCCAGCGGGCAGGCCTTTTCTTCAACGTTTTCACCTCGTTTTCTTTCTCCCTCATTGCCTCGGCAGCAGCTCTTCAATGCCGTCCGGGCCGCTTTCCATCCGCGCCGGCGACTCGCCGAGCCGCCGAAATCCGTATTTCTCAAGGCGCATGATTTGTTCGTCGGTCAAGTCTGCATATGCGACAACGGACGGCGTGCCAGACGATTTGTAAATCAAATTGCCGGTCACCGGGCATTGAAACGCGTCAGCGACAAATCCTTCCCCATCTTGGATCGTAAACAGCCGAATCGGCATGACGTTCATATCCTTCCCTCTTTCCGTTCATCCTCATTACTTATGACTTCCCCGCCTCCCCCCATTCTATACAAGCCGTTTGCCGACAATGACCAAATCGCGTTCCACGCCGTCCAATTCCGCCACGCGCGGAAAATATCCCCATCGTTCAAATCCGAAGCGGGAGAAAAGCCGCAAACTTGGTTCATTATGCGCAAAAATAAAGCCGAGCAGCGTCTTGATCCCAAGTTCGGGCGCCCGTTCGACCGCCCGCTCGAGCAGCTTCGTCCCAAGCCCCCGGCCGCGGTGCGTTTCGGCGATATAAATGCTTACCTCCGCCGTATGGCGGTACGCCGGGCGGCCGTAAAACGACTGAAAGCTGAGCCAGGCGCAAACCGCGCCGTCGTCCTCGACGACCCAAAGCGGACGATTGTGCGGGTCATGGGCCTCAAACCACGCCCGCCGGCTTTCGACCGACACCGGCTCCAAGTCCGCGGTCACCATCCGGCTTGGGATCGTTTCATTATAAATGCGGACGATGTGCGGCAAATCCGCCGCGGCCGCATCGCGGATCAAACATGATTCCATCTTTCCATCTCCCCTTTTGCAAACAGTCATTTTATTTCCATCAGTGAAAAAAGCGAGAGTATAATGATACATATGTACAAACAAAGAAAGGGGAAAGAGATGAAACGCCAGCTTGTCGTCTATCTTGTGTCGCTCGCCGCGTTTCTCGGCCCGTTTACGCAAACGATTTACACTCCTATTTTACCAGAAGTGCGGGAGGCGTTTGCGACTTCTTCGTTTTTGATCAACTTGACGATTTCCATTTTCACTTTCTTCCTGGCGATGATGCAAATCGTCTATGGCCCGCTCACCGACCGGAAAGGACGGAGGACGGTGCTGCTTGGCGGCATCGTCATCTACATCGCCGCTTCGCTCGGCTGTTTTTTCTCAACATCCATTTATGCGCTCTTGTTTTTCCGCGCCTTGCAAGCCGTTGGCATCGCAGCCGGGTCGGTCGTCGCCGCCACGGTCATCGGCGACTTGTTCACCGGCAAAGAGCGCGGGCGGGCGATGGGGACGTTTCAAATGATGGTCTCACTTGGCCCTGTCGTCGGGCCGATCGTCGGCGGCTTTTTGGCAGAGCATTTTCCATTTCGCACCGTCTTTTTGGCGCTTGTGGCCGTCGGCGGCTTAGTTGGTGCCGGCAATTTCCTGCTGCTGAAGGAAACGAAACCGGAAACGGCCGTTTCGTCCCCGTTTCGCCTCTCCGACTTCGCTTCAGTGCTCCGCCGCCGTGCCGGGTCGTCGATCGTTCTGCTTGGATTTGTTCAATATTACTCGCTGTATAATTTTCTCGTCTTTTTGCCCAGCATCTTGACGGATCGGTACGGTCTGTCGGCGCAGGAAAAAGGGACGGTGTACTTGGCGATGTCGTCCATGATCGTCATCGGCAGCTTCCTCGGCGGGCGCCTTCAAGGACGCTTCCCGGAGCGGCGCATCCTCTTGGCGGCATCGTACTTGACCGTGCTGTCCATTTTCTTTTTCTTGATCGCGGCCCAACGATCGCTTTCGCTGCTTGTTTTGGCCATCGCCTTGTTCGGCTTGTTTTTAGGCCTTTCGCTCCCAGTGCAGACGACCGTACTGACGAACGTTTTTCAAGCGAACCGCTCGACAGCGATCGGCGTGTACAACTTTTTCCGCTATATGGGCATGGCGTTCGGACCAATGATCGGCAGCGCGCTGTTTGCCGCTGGAGGGTATCATCTCGTCTACGGAATCGATGATATTCTCTTTTTCGCCTGCGCCTTGCTGTTGACGGTGCGCGTTGCCCGGACGCGCCGCCAATCCGCTGTCTGACAAAACGAAGCCGCTTGCCCGACATGTCGTTCGGCAAGCGGCGGATTTCCCCGTCTCTCGCTCCATCAACGTTTCATCCGATGTCTACGTCCTTGCACCGACTCCCTCTGATTGTCGTCTGAAAAGCCGTCTTGTTCACGAAACAGACGGCGAACAACAACCGTTTTCTTGCGGGCCGCCCGGACGCTTCATGCCGGAAAACGCCTTTACTCGAACCAAGCAACGCAAGAAGGCTCCCGCACTGTCAGCCGGCCTCCCCTTTTCACTCCCGCTCTTCCGTCAATTCCGAAACCGGCACATCCCGGCGCTCATGAAGCCGGCCATCGCGCAAATGGACGGTCGCCGTCTGTTTTTCTTCATCATACCCGTCAATCCATACCGACACGCCGTTGTAATATACCGGGATATCGGCAGGGGAAGAAACGATTTGTTTGACACGGTTCATATCCATGACCACTGTCCCCTTTCTGTGATGTTCCGTTTCCTAGTATGGGAAAAAACAGGAATGTTTATGCAAAAACGGCTCACACTAAAAAAGACAAAAGCAAA
Above is a window of Geobacillus thermoleovorans DNA encoding:
- a CDS encoding DnaD domain protein — protein: MSNLLFDDQPLVILPQLALAIGLNESIVVQQLHYWLKKSENVHDGYKWVYNTYADWQRQFPFWSESTIRRIILKLEKMGIIVAANFNRSKIDKTKWYRIDYDKLAEITKEISEMSDGQHGQAADDGVMTAHNGVSIVQGAVSFTQNGVSFVHDEGLTTHDGDSIVQDGISAVQGGASVVQGGMLTAQDGILTVQNRVLPTEDGGSMRQSSVSTIQQDQISAVYDGVSIGQNEQTMGETVRPFAQNEPSSWSNWAVEVLNLTRPIPETTTEMTSEIKREDEEDARVRTYKEIVRFCEENGFGVIGDYLREKINAWVDDASEELVLEALKIAVENGAKRWVYVETILRDWTEKGYRTVDEVRAARLAFRKERMKQRSAPPSSDGGRTMRKPIRTEIVPDWLKMDYSQPEDDDFDIEQARRELEERLKKYKTNPDG
- a CDS encoding thermonuclease family protein, coding for MKRMVIFLFCFLLMFPISAFAHPGELDELGGHFRGSDCVYLLHEPTALAKQAKTKQELVQLIQTYNGNERCKRHLTPERIDLDGHTLGKKEDRSTLRLGRTYPAELVECIDGDTAKFRVNGHVYTTRFLFIDTPESTIQVEPYGKEASRFTCSRLHQGNILLETDGDALFDKYQRLLAWVWVGKRLLQEDLAKAGLVEDFYDYGDYKYEARVRKAYEEAKRTGAGMYGKHAAGEREGAGTETRPQTGEKTAKTVHPPALENKTPLERSGRPVLYTLLGLAAAAALYWLIRRLT
- a CDS encoding GNAT family N-acetyltransferase — protein: MESCLIRDAAAADLPHIVRIYNETIPSRMVTADLEPVSVESRRAWFEAHDPHNRPLWVVEDDGAVCAWLSFQSFYGRPAYRHTAEVSIYIAETHRGRGLGTKLLERAVERAPELGIKTLLGFIFAHNEPSLRLFSRFGFERWGYFPRVAELDGVERDLVIVGKRLV
- a CDS encoding MFS transporter → MKRQLVVYLVSLAAFLGPFTQTIYTPILPEVREAFATSSFLINLTISIFTFFLAMMQIVYGPLTDRKGRRTVLLGGIVIYIAASLGCFFSTSIYALLFFRALQAVGIAAGSVVAATVIGDLFTGKERGRAMGTFQMMVSLGPVVGPIVGGFLAEHFPFRTVFLALVAVGGLVGAGNFLLLKETKPETAVSSPFRLSDFASVLRRRAGSSIVLLGFVQYYSLYNFLVFLPSILTDRYGLSAQEKGTVYLAMSSMIVIGSFLGGRLQGRFPERRILLAASYLTVLSIFFFLIAAQRSLSLLVLAIALFGLFLGLSLPVQTTVLTNVFQANRSTAIGVYNFFRYMGMAFGPMIGSALFAAGGYHLVYGIDDILFFACALLLTVRVARTRRQSAV
- a CDS encoding H-type small acid-soluble spore protein, with protein sequence MDMNRVKQIVSSPADIPVYYNGVSVWIDGYDEEKQTATVHLRDGRLHERRDVPVSELTEERE